The proteins below come from a single Prolixibacter sp. NT017 genomic window:
- a CDS encoding YceI family protein, with translation MKMKVNKLAVILALLMGVSAPVFAQSYQVDTNASTIKWTGKKVAGSHHGTIAFKEGKLEVKDNQLVGGNLVVDMTTIKDLDLTDPDWNKKLVGHLSSDDFFGVEKHPVSRLVIKKIEPKGGRQYHVTGDLTIKGITKPVEFDSNISVTGNKLEATGTMPVDRTKYGIKYGSGSFFSNLGDKMIDDVFTLEFSLEANQQPD, from the coding sequence AATGAAGGTAAATAAACTGGCTGTGATTCTGGCCTTACTTATGGGAGTCTCAGCTCCCGTTTTTGCTCAATCGTATCAGGTCGATACAAACGCAAGTACCATTAAGTGGACTGGTAAGAAAGTGGCTGGTAGTCATCATGGAACGATCGCTTTTAAAGAGGGCAAGCTGGAAGTGAAAGACAACCAGTTGGTCGGTGGTAACCTGGTCGTCGATATGACAACCATTAAGGACCTGGATTTGACCGATCCCGATTGGAACAAAAAACTGGTTGGCCACTTGTCCTCCGACGATTTCTTTGGCGTGGAAAAGCATCCGGTTTCACGTTTGGTCATTAAAAAGATTGAGCCCAAAGGTGGACGTCAGTATCATGTAACCGGAGACTTGACCATTAAAGGAATTACCAAACCCGTTGAATTCGATTCCAATATTTCGGTAACCGGGAATAAGCTGGAAGCTACCGGTACGATGCCGGTAGACAGAACGAAATATGGAATTAAATATGGTTCCGGTTCATTTTTTTCCAATCTGGGTGACAAGATGATTGACGATGTATTCACCCTCGAATTCAGTTTGGAAGCTAATCAGCAGCCGGACTAA
- a CDS encoding pirin family protein, giving the protein MQKVIHRAETRGHFDHGWLNTWHSFSFADYYNPDRIQFGLLRVLNDDIVKPGMGFGTHPHNNMEIITIPLEGQLEHRDSMGNGSIIEAGEVQVMTAGSGITHSEFNPSKDTEVNLLQIWVFPRERNLTPRYDQKRFDTSKMKNEFLTVVTPDGASESLFVHQDAWFSLAETDDGKEMKYQMHSGNSGVYLFVIDGELEVDGDTLKSRDGIGIYDTSEFSVKSLQPAKFLVMEIPMN; this is encoded by the coding sequence ATGCAAAAAGTAATTCACAGGGCTGAAACCCGTGGGCACTTTGATCACGGGTGGCTCAATACCTGGCATTCATTCAGTTTTGCGGACTATTATAATCCCGACCGCATTCAGTTTGGATTGCTTCGGGTATTGAATGATGATATTGTAAAACCAGGAATGGGCTTTGGAACGCATCCGCACAACAATATGGAAATCATCACCATTCCGCTTGAAGGACAATTGGAACACCGCGACAGTATGGGAAATGGCTCCATTATCGAAGCTGGTGAAGTTCAGGTAATGACAGCCGGTTCGGGAATTACACACTCTGAGTTCAATCCTTCGAAAGATACGGAAGTGAATTTGCTTCAAATCTGGGTTTTCCCGCGCGAGCGGAATCTAACACCGAGGTACGACCAAAAACGCTTCGATACTTCAAAAATGAAAAATGAGTTTCTGACAGTTGTGACGCCCGACGGAGCCAGTGAGTCATTGTTTGTTCATCAGGATGCGTGGTTTTCACTTGCCGAAACGGATGACGGCAAAGAAATGAAATACCAGATGCATTCCGGCAACAGCGGTGTATATCTTTTCGTGATTGACGGAGAACTGGAAGTGGATGGAGATACGCTGAAAAGCCGCGATGGAATAGGTATTTACGATACTTCGGAATTCTCGGTGAAGAGTTTGCAACCCGCAAAATTCCTTGTTATGGAAATTCCGATGAATTAA
- a CDS encoding SDR family NAD(P)-dependent oxidoreductase yields the protein MRKVALITGSAKRIGRAVALHLAQSGWDLALHFHHSETEAAELKRELKHINSHGTYRLFQADLNHVPDAENLISNVISAFARLDLLVNNASVFQPVTIKDTSTMMLQRNLQVNFVAPFILTREFANHADNGVIINLVDTRIKKNNSSHAAYSLSKKVLWELTKMSALELAPAFRVNAIAPGAVLPPEGKDDAYLNNLSEATPMKEPAGLKPVLQSLSYILENENLTGQVLFCDSGEQLL from the coding sequence ATGCGAAAAGTGGCTTTAATTACCGGAAGCGCCAAGCGCATCGGACGAGCTGTTGCTTTGCATCTGGCTCAGTCAGGATGGGACTTGGCGCTTCATTTTCATCATTCGGAGACGGAGGCGGCTGAATTAAAGAGAGAGTTAAAACATATCAATAGTCACGGTACTTATCGCCTGTTTCAGGCCGATCTGAATCATGTTCCGGATGCGGAGAATTTGATTTCGAATGTGATTAGTGCTTTTGCCCGACTCGATTTGCTGGTGAACAATGCCTCCGTTTTTCAGCCCGTCACCATCAAGGATACTTCTACCATGATGTTGCAGCGCAATCTGCAGGTGAATTTCGTGGCTCCTTTCATACTCACGAGGGAATTCGCGAACCATGCCGACAATGGTGTGATTATTAATTTGGTCGATACCCGGATAAAGAAGAACAATTCCTCTCATGCTGCTTATAGTTTATCGAAAAAAGTACTTTGGGAACTAACGAAAATGAGTGCACTGGAACTGGCACCGGCATTCCGCGTAAACGCTATTGCTCCCGGTGCTGTTCTTCCTCCGGAAGGAAAAGATGATGCTTACCTGAATAATTTATCCGAGGCAACACCAATGAAAGAGCCGGCCGGACTGAAGCCGGTTTTACAGAGTCTTTCCTATATTTTGGAAAACGAAAATCTGACTGGCCAGGTTTTGTTCTGCGATAGCGGTGAGCAATTGCTTTAA
- a CDS encoding dihydroneopterin aldolase, giving the protein MALIRIKDLLIRTIIGFNPDERKNRQDVLINIEIEVDTQMAVETDEPDGIYDYKAITKQVISLVQESQFNLLEKLTHTILSLIMKDERVKRARVEVDKPHALRFAESVSVVMEEKR; this is encoded by the coding sequence ATGGCCCTGATACGCATCAAAGATCTGCTCATACGCACCATCATTGGATTTAATCCCGACGAAAGGAAGAATCGTCAGGATGTGCTGATTAATATCGAGATAGAAGTCGATACTCAAATGGCAGTAGAAACCGACGAACCAGATGGTATTTACGATTATAAAGCCATCACGAAACAGGTGATAAGCCTGGTGCAGGAGAGTCAGTTCAATCTGCTGGAAAAATTGACGCACACAATTCTTTCCCTTATTATGAAAGATGAGCGGGTAAAACGGGCGCGCGTTGAAGTAGACAAACCTCATGCCCTGCGTTTTGCTGAATCAGTTTCCGTAGTAATGGAGGAAAAAAGATGA
- the folK gene encoding 2-amino-4-hydroxy-6-hydroxymethyldihydropteridine diphosphokinase, whose translation MSEMNTCVVGIGSNIHPEENIREAIRILEEEQTLLSVSAMVETEPIGITDQPAFINGAVKVSTSMQQVEFSAYLKNIEDRLKRDRTQPRFGPRTIDLDVVVWNGKVVDRDYYTRQFLKNAVDEVL comes from the coding sequence ATGAGCGAAATGAATACTTGCGTGGTTGGTATCGGCTCGAATATTCACCCGGAAGAGAATATCCGTGAAGCAATTCGCATTTTGGAAGAAGAGCAGACACTTCTATCGGTGTCGGCGATGGTAGAAACCGAACCCATCGGGATTACCGATCAGCCGGCTTTCATCAACGGCGCCGTAAAGGTTTCTACGTCAATGCAGCAGGTGGAATTTTCGGCTTATCTGAAAAATATTGAAGATCGGTTGAAACGGGACCGTACACAGCCCCGTTTCGGACCCAGAACCATCGACCTTGATGTAGTTGTATGGAACGGTAAAGTAGTCGATCGCGATTATTATACTCGTCAGTTTTTAAAGAACGCTGTCGATGAAGTGCTCTGA